The following proteins are co-located in the Hevea brasiliensis isolate MT/VB/25A 57/8 chromosome 11, ASM3005281v1, whole genome shotgun sequence genome:
- the LOC110669746 gene encoding uncharacterized protein LOC110669746 isoform X1, whose protein sequence is METQHGIQFHTCQKVGILLILFVGIGFGFCMHGSLSSSEVARCETNFVSNNLNISSFCSFKKYIVKSYFEKYESFVESKFQDFLVDELLHSCELLPDNLNAFLRLSVPNRLLTGEGSHRHLYSMIRLHFQSESINQLPTHFCKVIVVERLPSGVFADPFELQHLLQHGVFTDVAVFGDTNLELPSVASNRSVVEIHMNVSPNIFFGQTNELEISIDLPLHARYQPLGKSGYSMVEFGAPDLFVRCCMEGNLNDQSCLFALSSDSVETKTSAVVWRIPSGTKLHTGIVSVITFVAAFISTLVIVLTSMFYSDINCAKTFKLS, encoded by the exons ATGGAAACTCAGCACGGCATTCAATTTCACACTTGTCAGAAGGTGGGAATCCTGTTGATATTATTTGTTGGCATTGGCTTTGGCTTTTGTATGCATGGTTCTTTATCTTCAAGTGAG GTGGCTAGGTGTGAGACAAACTTCGTGTCCAACAACTTAAATATTAGTAGTTTTTGTAGTTTCAAGAAATACATTGTGAAatcttattttgaaaaatatgagAGCTTCGTTGAATCAAAATTTCAAGATTTCTTAGTAGATGAACTTCTCCACTCATGTGAATTGCTGCCAGATAATCTGAATGCTTTTTTAAGACTATCAGTTCCCAATCGCCTTTTGACTGGTGAAGGTTCTCATCGTCATCTGTATTCAATGATCAGACTTCACTTCCAGTCAGAATCAATAAATCAGCTACCCACTCACTTTTGTAAGGTTATAGTTGTAGAGAGACTTCCCTCTGGAGTCTTTGCTGACCCATTTGAACTCCAACACCTTCTGCAGCATGGTG TTTTTACTGATGTAGCTGTTTTTGGAGATACAAATTTGGAATTGCCTTCTGTTGCTTCCAATCGGTCTGTTGTTGAGATTCACATGAATGTCAGTCCCAATATCTTTTTTGGACAGACAAATGAACTGGAAATCAGCATAGACCTCCCATTGCATGCACGGTATCAA CCACTAGGTAAAAGTGGTTATTCAATGGTGGAATTTGGCGCACCAGATTTATTTGTACGGTGCTGCATGGAAGGAAACTTAAACGATCAAAGCTGCTTATTTGCGCTGAGCAGTGACAGTGTTGAAACCAAAACTAGTGCTGTTGTGTGGAGAATTCCTTCTGGTACTAAGTTACATACTGGTATTGTGTCTGTCATTACTTTTGTTGCAGCCTTCATATCAACTCTTGTTATTGTCCTGACATCCATGTTTTATTCTGATATTAATTGTGCAAAAACATTTAAATTATCATAG
- the LOC110669746 gene encoding uncharacterized protein LOC110669746 isoform X2: protein MVLYLQVRLHFQSESINQLPTHFCKVIVVERLPSGVFADPFELQHLLQHGVFTDVAVFGDTNLELPSVASNRSVVEIHMNVSPNIFFGQTNELEISIDLPLHARYQPLGKSGYSMVEFGAPDLFVRCCMEGNLNDQSCLFALSSDSVETKTSAVVWRIPSGTKLHTGIVSVITFVAAFISTLVIVLTSMFYSDINCAKTFKLS, encoded by the exons ATGGTTCTTTATCTTCAAGTGAG ACTTCACTTCCAGTCAGAATCAATAAATCAGCTACCCACTCACTTTTGTAAGGTTATAGTTGTAGAGAGACTTCCCTCTGGAGTCTTTGCTGACCCATTTGAACTCCAACACCTTCTGCAGCATGGTG TTTTTACTGATGTAGCTGTTTTTGGAGATACAAATTTGGAATTGCCTTCTGTTGCTTCCAATCGGTCTGTTGTTGAGATTCACATGAATGTCAGTCCCAATATCTTTTTTGGACAGACAAATGAACTGGAAATCAGCATAGACCTCCCATTGCATGCACGGTATCAA CCACTAGGTAAAAGTGGTTATTCAATGGTGGAATTTGGCGCACCAGATTTATTTGTACGGTGCTGCATGGAAGGAAACTTAAACGATCAAAGCTGCTTATTTGCGCTGAGCAGTGACAGTGTTGAAACCAAAACTAGTGCTGTTGTGTGGAGAATTCCTTCTGGTACTAAGTTACATACTGGTATTGTGTCTGTCATTACTTTTGTTGCAGCCTTCATATCAACTCTTGTTATTGTCCTGACATCCATGTTTTATTCTGATATTAATTGTGCAAAAACATTTAAATTATCATAG